CTGTTTTTCCACCAAAGGGATTAACAGCGCTATCCCTCCTGAGACATGAGGAGTAGCCATGGAAGTGCCGGAGAGCTTGGCATACTTCCCTTCCGTGTAAGTGGACAGGACATCAACACCGGGAGCAACCAAGTCTATTTGATCATTCATATTGGTAAATTCCGCGATTCCCTTGGAATTATCGACGGCTCCCACCTGTATGACTTCATTATAAGCGCCGGGATAGCTGAATTCCTGTGTATCTTCCCTGCCGTCTCCGTCATTTCCAGCGGCACATACGATCGATATTCCACTGTCTACGGCATCTTTTACAGCCTGATGGAGTTCTTCAGTATCTTGAGGACCGCCAAGGGACATGGAAATGACTCTTGCCTTCTCTCCGGAAGGACCTTCCCAGTCGATCGCATAGCGAATAGCATTAACAATCCACTCATAACTGCCACTCCCATCACCGGAAAGGACCTTTAAAATAAGTAGTTTTGCTTTTGGCGCCACCCCTACTACTCCATTTCCATTCTCTAAAGCTGCGATGGTACCGGCAACATGGGTGCCGTGTCCGTTATTATCATTATAATCTTCTATACTTCCATTAAAGTCATCTGTGAAATTGTAGCCATCGATGATCTGCCCCTCCAAAT
This sequence is a window from Bacillus sp. SB49. Protein-coding genes within it:
- a CDS encoding S8 family peptidase, whose amino-acid sequence is MNQMKLIPYRTETVLESISEVPSGIKMVEAEELWERTDQGAGSVVAVIDTGCQMDHPDLEGQIIDGYNFTDDFNGSIEDYNDNNGHGTHVAGTIAALENGNGVVGVAPKAKLLILKVLSGDGSGSYEWIVNAIRYAIDWEGPSGEKARVISMSLGGPQDTEELHQAVKDAVDSGISIVCAAGNDGDGREDTQEFSYPGAYNEVIQVGAVDNSKGIAEFTNMNDQIDLVAPGVDVLSTYTEGKYAKLSGTSMATPHVSGGIALLIPLVEKQFQRSMSESEIFSQLIKRTTPLGFSKVAEGNGLMTLALTDKLEEIFRVHTEK